Proteins from a genomic interval of Procambarus clarkii isolate CNS0578487 chromosome 45, FALCON_Pclarkii_2.0, whole genome shotgun sequence:
- the LOC138350478 gene encoding uncharacterized protein, with product MIDDGLESVPQLWELDAIGIIPEQPSPDDVCAYNQYLETVQYHDGQYWVRLPWKINHKTLPTNYHMAYSQFKSQLAKLRKRPEHLKLYHEIIAQQLKNKFIEVVKHDNTQTGHFLPHMAVMRESKTTPLRIVFNCSSKSGPQGTSLNDCLQTGPSLTQKLYDILLKFRLNKYAYSADISKAFLRVGLQEEDRDFTKFLWVENPEDVNSPVVTFRFSSVLFGATSSPFLLQATLDTHLKKSSSPCKTEISQNLYVDNFQGTVNSTTELLQLYQEANKELQGANMPLQSWASNNATLNNQIARDYPEYHVPESQKVLGMDWDLISDTISIKSVPVNYNITTKRDLLSQVSKVFDPLGLLNPLTIKWRLLVQEAWKAKVGWDDPLPIQLQKAWMEVAQEQTLVEKIIFPRHIVEENEEVSLHVFADSSAKAFGACAYLVTSNQSYLITSKARVAPLKKRTLPQMELTALLTGTRLAVHIKQVLSTMNIKDVIIWSDNEAVLQWVRNDNCPTPYVKNRVSEIKEISAGFQLLHVPTKDNPADLLSRGMTFKQFAKADIWFHGPRWLVNGSWPEQKPHVITTQTITTTRQQAQISVLDCTRYSSLIKLINVTQNVFHYLRKKGIKYTFPDALIYWVRQAQRETYGNNYENLPHKLKHNLGLWIDQENHNILRCGGRLKHADINLDTVHPWLLPKNHWITRLIVLHTHQQIIKHGGVLDTLTQIRQQYWIPQGRQSVKSILKNCMICRRYDARTCSYPGPPPLPKERVVHLQPFETTGVDYTGAIYLTGTADKQPIKAYICLFTCATTRAVHLEVTPDMTAQSFIQAFRRFAARRSCPKLMISDNGANLVAGEACLREICSHPAVTSTLEQRHCRWKFIPPRAPWHGGFYERLIGTVKRSLRKSLHRQKINLQELQTVITEIESRVNNRPLTYLSEDPTQHEPLSPAHLMYGRLLTPVPSLVDDEIRDPSYVGQSELVQGYKHLSSIIQKWNDVWTKEYLTSLREHHYGANVPHNIANLQPGDIVLVDSDGPRADWPLGKVVSVHPDSQGILRIVKILSKGTTSLKTLDKLIHMESVSQLQLDPERPQDTLTPQDPQTPNRHNRPQRTAAEKCKQNLHLYYQSNGE from the coding sequence gcatttaaaactctatcatgagattattgctcaacaattaaagaataaattcatcgaagtcgtgaaacatgacaatacgcaaacaggccattttttacctcacatggctgtaatgagagaatcaaaaacgactcctttacggatagtttttaattgtagctctaaatctggaccccaaggaaccagtctaaatgattgtttgcaaacaggtccaagtctaactcagaaattgtatgacatactgttgaagtttagacttaacaaatatgcgtattcagcagatataagtaaggcctttctaagagttggcttacaagaagaagatagagacttcactaagtttctatgggtagagaacccagaagatgtcaatagtccagtagtgactttcagattctcatcagttctttttggggcgacaagcagtccatttctattgcaagcaactctagatactcatctgaagaaatcatcaagtccctgtaagactgaaatcagtcaaaatctatatgtagataattttcaagggacagttaacagtactactgaactgttacaattatatcaagaggctaacaaggagctacaaggtgcaaacatgccactacaatcttgggcctctaataatgcaacattgaataatcaaatagcaagagattaccctgaatatcacgtaccagaatcacaaaaggtgttaggcatggattgggatttaatctcggacacaatatcgatcaaatctgtgccagtaaattacaacatcactacaaaaagggatttgctttcacaagttagcaaagtatttgacccacttggtctactaaatcctttgactatcaagtggcgtttattggtgcaagaagcatggaaggctaaggttggttgggatgatccactaccaatccagttacaaaaagcttggatggaagtggctcaagaacaaactttagttgaaaagataatctttccgagacacatagtcgaggaaaatgaagaagtatcactacatgtattcgcagactcgtcagccaaagcttttggagcttgtgcttacttagtgacttctaatcaatcatatcttatcacctctaaggccagagtcgctccattaaaaaagaggactttgcctcagatggaactaacagcactgctaactggaacacgcttagcagtgcatatcaaacaagtcttgtctaccatgaacatcaaagatgtcattatatggtctgacaatgaagctgtcttacaatgggtacgaaacgacaactgtccaactccatatgtaaaaaatcgcgtctcggaaattaaagaaatttccgcaggctttcaattgttgcatgtaccaacaaaggataatccagctgatctcttatcaagaggtatgacatttaaacagtttgcaaaggcagatatttggtttcatgggcctcgatggttagtgaatggtagttggcctgaacaaaagccacacgtcattacgacacaaaccataactaccaccaggcagcaagctcaaatatcagtcttggattgtactcgttactcctcgctcatcaaattaatcaatgtaacacagaacgtgtttcattatctcaggaaaaaaggtataaaatacacttttccagatgcacttatctattgggtaagacaagcccagagagaaacttatgggaataactatgaaaatcttcctcataagttaaaacacaatctcggtctgtggatagaccaagaaaatcacaacattctgcgttgtggagggagacttaaacacgcagatatcaatctagataccgtgcatccatggcttttaccaaaaaatcattggatcacaaggttgattgtgttgcatacacatcaacaaatcatcaaacatggaggagtgttagacacactcacacaaatcagacagcagtactggattcctcagggaagacagtcagtcaaatcaatcttgaagaattgcatgatatgccgaaggtacgatgcaagaacttgctcttatccagggccaccacccctaccaaaggaacgagtggtccatctacaacctttcgaaacgacaggagtagattatacaggagcaatatatctaacagggactgcagataagcaacctatcaaggcatacatctgtctgttcacctgtgctaccactagggcagtacatctagaggtaacacccgatatgactgctcaatcatttattcaagctttccgcagattcgcagcacgccgatcatgccctaagctgatgatttcagataatggagcaaacttggtagctggagaagcatgtctacgggaaatctgttcccatcctgcagttacttccacactggaacagcgtcattgcagatggaaatttatccctccgagagccccatggcacggaggattttatgaacggttaataggaactgtaaaaagatccttgagaaaatctctacaccgtcagaaaatcaatcttcaagagctccagacagtaatcacggaaatagaatcaagggtgaataaccggccgttgacttacttgtctgaggatcctactcaacatgagccattaagtcctgcccacctaatgtatggaagacttctgactccagtaccatctctagtggatgatgagatcagagatccctcatatgtgggtcagagcgagttggttcaggggtataagcatctgtccagcataatccaaaaatggaatgatgtttggacaaaagaatatcttacatctctacgagaacatcactatggggccaatgtcccacataatatagctaatctccaacctggcgatattgtcttggtagacagtgatggccctagagctgactggccattaggtaaagttgtctcagtccatccagatagtcaggggattttgagaatagtcaaaatcctgtctaaaggaacaacttccctgaagacattggacaaactcatccacatggaatcagtgagccagctgcagttagatcctgagagacctcaagacactctaactccacaagacccacagactcctaacagacacaatcgtccacaacggacagcagcagaaaagtgcaagcaaaatttgcacttgtattatcaatccaatggagagtaa